In one window of Fibrobacter sp. UWH6 DNA:
- a CDS encoding STAS domain-containing protein — MPQLKNYREVGIFDLISAPLNPIGAFDAEQFKKDVRALLDQKKDERFLAVDLTGLDFVYSDAYNAFIQFQQEMASNGGMFAVLTSNQVIVDGLKKAGLDKTIRVFAFEADMMSFSLHKDVPEADAEPVEMLAKPAPVASQNNISHIEVPRTAPLDRHTGPHRRFTKSFNAIVKDDKDKPKKGLDVPFDDEPSSAKTVVIVVLLMLAAIGGTLAFFTF; from the coding sequence ATGCCTCAGTTAAAGAATTATCGCGAAGTTGGAATTTTTGATTTGATCTCGGCCCCCTTGAATCCTATAGGGGCTTTTGACGCCGAACAATTCAAGAAAGACGTTCGTGCTCTCCTGGACCAGAAGAAGGATGAGCGGTTCCTTGCTGTGGATTTGACTGGCCTTGATTTCGTCTACAGCGATGCCTACAACGCCTTTATCCAGTTCCAGCAGGAAATGGCTTCCAATGGCGGTATGTTTGCAGTCCTTACTAGCAACCAGGTTATTGTAGATGGTCTGAAGAAGGCCGGTCTCGACAAGACAATCCGCGTTTTCGCCTTCGAAGCCGACATGATGTCCTTCTCCTTGCATAAGGATGTTCCCGAGGCTGATGCTGAACCGGTGGAAATGCTGGCCAAGCCCGCCCCTGTGGCTTCCCAGAACAACATTTCTCATATTGAGGTGCCCAGGACCGCTCCCCTGGATCGTCATACTGGCCCTCACCGTCGCTTTACCAAGAGCTTCAATGCTATTGTCAAGGACGATAAGGATAAGCCCAAGAAAGGTCTCGATGTTCCTTTCGATGATGAACCGTCTTCCGCAAAGACTGTGGTGATTGTGGTTCTCCTTATGCTGGCTGCCATTGGCGGTACCCTGGCTTTCTTTACCTTCTAG
- a CDS encoding response regulator — protein sequence MDNVEQNNEREMLELVLQATASSYVSMHILNMLDFTFEPVKTTPNIDAIIQKFGNQDIRRLLPFVLGILTDPISRNEVSLFSDIETLDERLKDVNQIALEFLSSTMGWCRCRFIAVTRQANGLLEKVLCVVENIDQTRRESYLQVGIINVLAENFTNIFTVNAKTREARTFRYSEKAVGVQQTIQNAPLYENIMGAYIQNNVYEADREDMLKTCEFSNLVRVMREEGTFSYHYRMVLNGEPHFYLFKAVRLGNAENFEVIVIGVACEDEAKKQEALLEESLRVAEQANKSKSTFLFNMSHDIRTPMNAILGFANLLEKHSDDPELIKSYANKIKGAGSYLLNLINEVLEMARIESGATSVNEKPTNLFDIASQIRAVFDEEYRKKKIVVTDEIYPDHPYVLCDMTKIQGILLNVISNAVKYTPEGGRIRISVRDYPHEQEGIRLFETIVEDSGIGISEDFIPHIFDSFSREKSVTENRILGTGLGMGITKKLVDLMNGSIDVESQLGKGTKISIKVPLKVIDKFECSQKENADLDVSRLKGMRILVAEDNELNREIAGELLHEMGFEVDFVEDGVKCVSVVQNLEPFNYDFILMDVQMPHMDGVEATRRIRNMTNPARASIPIIAMTANVFDEDRKKAYDAGMNGFTSKPIELDKLYREIVRVLGK from the coding sequence ATGGATAATGTAGAGCAGAACAACGAACGTGAAATGCTGGAGCTGGTCTTGCAGGCGACGGCGTCTTCTTACGTGTCGATGCATATCTTGAACATGCTGGACTTTACCTTTGAACCGGTTAAGACCACGCCGAATATTGATGCCATTATTCAAAAATTCGGTAATCAAGATATTCGAAGACTCCTTCCCTTTGTTCTGGGTATTTTGACAGACCCGATTTCTAGGAACGAGGTGTCACTGTTTAGTGATATTGAAACCTTAGATGAAAGGTTGAAGGACGTCAATCAGATTGCTCTTGAGTTTCTTAGCAGTACCATGGGTTGGTGCCGTTGTCGATTTATTGCGGTGACCAGGCAGGCTAACGGACTTCTGGAAAAGGTTCTGTGTGTTGTAGAAAATATTGACCAGACCCGAAGGGAAAGCTACCTGCAGGTAGGAATCATCAACGTTCTGGCTGAAAACTTTACCAATATCTTTACCGTAAATGCCAAAACCCGTGAGGCTCGAACCTTCCGATATTCTGAAAAGGCCGTGGGTGTTCAGCAGACCATACAGAATGCTCCCCTTTACGAAAACATTATGGGGGCTTACATCCAGAACAATGTCTATGAAGCAGATCGAGAAGACATGCTTAAGACATGCGAGTTCAGCAACCTGGTAAGAGTGATGCGTGAGGAGGGAACATTCTCCTATCATTATCGTATGGTGTTGAATGGGGAACCGCACTTCTACCTGTTCAAGGCGGTTCGACTTGGCAACGCCGAAAATTTTGAAGTGATTGTCATCGGTGTCGCTTGTGAAGACGAAGCAAAGAAGCAAGAGGCTTTGCTAGAAGAGTCCTTGAGAGTTGCAGAACAAGCCAACAAATCCAAGAGTACCTTCCTCTTCAACATGAGCCACGATATCCGAACGCCCATGAATGCCATTCTGGGTTTTGCAAACCTCTTGGAAAAACATAGCGACGATCCTGAATTGATCAAATCCTATGCCAATAAGATCAAGGGCGCTGGGTCCTATCTGCTGAACCTCATTAATGAAGTTCTTGAAATGGCGCGAATCGAAAGCGGAGCCACATCCGTGAACGAAAAACCGACAAATCTTTTCGACATTGCGTCGCAGATTAGAGCGGTCTTTGATGAAGAATATCGCAAGAAAAAGATTGTGGTGACAGATGAAATTTATCCCGATCATCCTTACGTTCTTTGCGATATGACCAAGATTCAGGGAATTCTGCTGAATGTGATCAGCAATGCCGTCAAGTATACTCCCGAAGGGGGCCGTATCAGGATTTCTGTCAGGGATTACCCCCATGAACAGGAAGGGATCCGCCTGTTTGAAACTATTGTGGAAGATTCAGGAATTGGAATTTCCGAGGATTTTATTCCTCATATTTTTGATAGTTTCTCTCGCGAAAAGAGCGTTACCGAAAACCGTATTTTGGGCACTGGCCTGGGAATGGGCATTACCAAGAAATTGGTTGACCTGATGAACGGATCCATCGACGTGGAAAGTCAATTAGGTAAGGGTACAAAAATATCGATCAAGGTACCTCTAAAGGTTATTGATAAATTTGAATGCTCGCAGAAAGAAAATGCAGACCTTGATGTATCTCGCCTAAAGGGAATGCGAATTCTTGTGGCTGAAGATAACGAACTGAACCGTGAAATTGCCGGTGAGCTGTTGCATGAAATGGGCTTCGAAGTTGATTTTGTAGAAGACGGAGTCAAGTGCGTTTCTGTTGTTCAGAACCTAGAGCCTTTTAATTACGATTTTATCTTGATGGATGTTCAGATGCCTCATATGGATGGCGTCGAGGCGACTCGACGTATCCGCAATATGACGAATCCTGCCAGGGCGAGCATCCCCATTATCGCTATGACCGCAAATGTCTTTGACGAAGACCGTAAAAAAGCCTATGATGCGGGTATGAACGGCTTTACCTCAAAACCCATTGAGTTGGATAAACTCTACAGAGAAATCGTAAGAGTTCTGGGCAAGTAA
- the ychF gene encoding redox-regulated ATPase YchF, with translation MGFKCGIVGLPNVGKSTIFNAITNAGAEAANYPFCTIDPNVGMVNVPDARLDALVKVYNPKSIVPAVTEFVDIAGLVKGAAQGEGLGNQFLTHIRECQAIMEVIRCFDDGDIVHVHGSVDPVRDVEIIETELILKDLESVEKRLATEAKNARMGGAEAKARLAACEKLRDAFQEGKAARGLIGDSEEMDQVIKDLALLTAKPLFYCANVKEDDILTGNAYVDALKDYASKNGHEVIMISGKIEEELSQMDPADKVEFLKDLGLQESGLDAVVRKGYEILGLRTFLTAGEKECRAWTFEAGFKAPQCAGVIHSDFERGFIRAETLSFADFEKYGSWNAAKEAGVLRTEGKEYVVQDGDIMLFRFNV, from the coding sequence ATGGGTTTTAAATGTGGTATCGTAGGTCTTCCCAACGTGGGCAAGAGCACCATCTTTAACGCAATCACCAACGCCGGCGCCGAAGCCGCCAACTACCCCTTCTGCACCATCGATCCCAACGTAGGTATGGTGAACGTTCCCGACGCACGTCTAGACGCCCTGGTAAAAGTTTATAATCCCAAGTCTATCGTTCCCGCCGTTACCGAATTCGTCGATATCGCAGGTCTCGTAAAGGGCGCCGCCCAGGGTGAAGGCCTTGGCAACCAGTTCCTGACCCACATCCGTGAATGCCAGGCTATCATGGAAGTGATTCGTTGCTTCGACGACGGCGACATCGTTCACGTCCATGGTTCCGTGGATCCGGTCCGCGATGTTGAAATCATCGAAACCGAACTGATCCTGAAGGATTTGGAATCCGTTGAAAAACGCCTGGCCACCGAAGCCAAGAACGCCCGTATGGGCGGTGCCGAAGCCAAGGCACGTCTGGCCGCTTGCGAAAAGCTCCGCGACGCCTTCCAGGAAGGTAAGGCCGCCCGCGGTCTCATCGGCGACAGCGAAGAAATGGACCAGGTCATCAAGGATCTGGCACTCCTCACAGCAAAGCCCCTGTTCTATTGTGCCAACGTGAAGGAAGACGACATCCTGACCGGCAACGCCTACGTGGACGCCCTCAAGGATTACGCCTCCAAGAACGGTCACGAAGTCATCATGATCAGCGGCAAGATCGAAGAAGAACTTTCTCAGATGGATCCCGCCGACAAGGTGGAATTCCTGAAGGATCTGGGTCTCCAGGAATCCGGTTTGGACGCCGTTGTCCGTAAGGGTTACGAAATTCTCGGCCTCCGTACCTTCCTTACCGCAGGCGAAAAGGAATGCCGTGCATGGACTTTTGAAGCTGGCTTCAAGGCTCCCCAGTGCGCAGGAGTCATCCACTCCGACTTCGAACGCGGCTTCATCCGTGCAGAAACCCTCTCCTTCGCCGACTTCGAAAAGTACGGCAGCTGGAACGCCGCCAAGGAAGCAGGCGTGCTCCGCACCGAAGGTAAGGAATACGTGGTGCAGGACGGCGACATCATGCTGTTCCGCTTCAACGTGTAG
- a CDS encoding tyrosine-type recombinase/integrase, which yields MNLSDYFVKFLDYLENQRKFAKMTVETYGHSLEKFRTFLDANGKNANLTLEDFTEINVKGFVWDMKQKQGLAPASICEHLAALKSFGKYLVRSMVLKTNPAGNVPMPKKPKRLVNFLSQKDLDETKFPELENPTYKQVRARFLLELIYGSGLRISECQSLHWNQISETEHTVRVIGKGSKERIVPITESLLKYIGMFKQAEIENGMSPTPTGFVFQSKNGGAIHVVILRKDIHDLLRDIGWEGKASPHVLRHSFATHLLENGAEIMSVKEMLGHESISTTQVYTHVSAERLREAFKKTHPRA from the coding sequence ATGAACCTCTCGGATTACTTCGTCAAATTCTTGGATTATCTGGAAAACCAGCGCAAGTTCGCCAAGATGACCGTCGAAACCTACGGTCATTCCCTAGAAAAATTTCGCACGTTCCTGGACGCCAATGGTAAAAACGCAAACCTTACCCTAGAAGACTTTACAGAAATAAACGTCAAGGGGTTCGTCTGGGACATGAAACAGAAGCAGGGGCTAGCCCCCGCCAGCATCTGCGAACACCTCGCAGCCCTAAAAAGCTTCGGCAAATACTTAGTACGTTCCATGGTCCTCAAGACCAATCCTGCCGGAAATGTACCCATGCCCAAGAAGCCCAAACGCCTGGTAAATTTTCTGAGTCAGAAAGATCTAGACGAAACCAAGTTTCCTGAACTTGAAAATCCGACTTACAAACAAGTTCGCGCCCGTTTTTTATTGGAACTGATTTACGGTTCCGGCCTGCGAATTTCCGAATGTCAAAGTTTGCACTGGAACCAGATTTCAGAAACAGAGCATACGGTACGCGTCATCGGTAAGGGTAGCAAGGAACGAATCGTCCCCATCACAGAATCTCTGCTCAAATACATCGGAATGTTCAAACAAGCCGAAATTGAAAACGGGATGTCCCCTACCCCTACGGGATTTGTATTCCAGTCCAAGAACGGCGGCGCCATCCATGTGGTAATCTTACGCAAGGACATTCACGATTTGCTCCGTGACATCGGATGGGAAGGCAAGGCCAGCCCGCACGTATTGCGACACAGTTTCGCCACCCACCTTCTGGAAAACGGAGCCGAAATCATGAGCGTCAAGGAAATGCTGGGGCACGAAAGCATCAGCACAACCCAGGTTTACACCCACGTTAGCGCAGAACGCCTCCGCGAAGCCTTCAAAAAAACACACCCACGCGCGTAA
- a CDS encoding NUDIX domain-containing protein, translated as MIEYSFAAEIAESDKEVVLNSRIYTDWLAASEKKFKVTKVHFASVDFLRKGRQPLFIKLEATAFLPDGRPVHGIVLVRGNAVGVLIVLRCEGKPYLLLVRQPRFAISEQDSLEIPAGILDWTGDYRKVALSELEEEAQIKADDSELIDLMDFWYKGKSEGFAASCGLLDERIRLYAIEREVTPEQLKAMDGKDQQYTEEIEWIRTEVLPYEEAAHQFIDGKNFIAMFLYERWLKSQGREV; from the coding sequence ATGATCGAATATTCTTTTGCGGCAGAGATTGCCGAATCTGACAAGGAAGTTGTTCTTAATTCGAGAATTTATACGGACTGGCTTGCGGCTTCCGAAAAGAAGTTCAAGGTGACCAAGGTCCATTTTGCTTCTGTGGATTTTCTGAGAAAGGGCCGTCAACCTTTATTTATAAAGCTGGAGGCTACTGCTTTCTTGCCGGATGGACGTCCGGTTCACGGGATCGTACTGGTGCGCGGTAATGCAGTGGGCGTTCTGATTGTGCTCCGCTGCGAAGGTAAGCCTTACCTGCTGTTGGTTCGTCAGCCCCGTTTTGCAATTTCGGAACAGGATTCTCTTGAAATTCCTGCAGGCATTCTGGACTGGACTGGGGATTACCGCAAGGTGGCCCTGTCTGAACTGGAAGAAGAAGCCCAGATCAAGGCAGACGATTCTGAACTGATTGACTTGATGGACTTCTGGTATAAGGGCAAGAGCGAAGGCTTTGCGGCCAGTTGCGGACTTCTGGACGAACGTATCCGCCTGTATGCCATTGAACGCGAGGTCACTCCCGAACAGCTGAAGGCCATGGACGGAAAGGACCAGCAGTATACCGAAGAAATCGAATGGATCCGTACTGAAGTTCTGCCTTACGAAGAGGCCGCCCATCAATTTATCGACGGTAAGAACTTTATCGCCATGTTCCTGTACGAACGTTGGCTGAAATCTCAGGGCCGAGAGGTTTAG
- the rimP gene encoding ribosome maturation factor RimP has product MAAPNLKLDALIAEACAAAGVTLVEQDLFRAGKRKTLRLYIDKPEGVSIDDCTAVSHHLSDAFDLDPEIIEGAFTLEVSSPGLDRPLKSVADFTRNKGRNIRVTRSTGKPVVGTLVDADEENLTLTVKGNPENVVIPRSEVLVAKVDVQI; this is encoded by the coding sequence TTGGCAGCCCCGAACTTAAAGTTGGATGCACTGATCGCCGAAGCTTGCGCTGCAGCTGGCGTTACATTGGTGGAACAGGATTTGTTCCGCGCCGGAAAGAGAAAGACTCTCCGCCTTTACATTGACAAGCCCGAAGGCGTATCTATCGATGACTGCACTGCTGTCAGCCACCACCTCTCTGACGCTTTTGACTTGGATCCCGAGATTATTGAAGGTGCTTTCACCCTGGAAGTGTCTTCTCCCGGGTTGGACCGCCCCCTGAAGTCGGTCGCCGATTTTACCCGCAACAAGGGTCGCAATATCCGCGTAACACGCAGCACAGGTAAGCCTGTCGTTGGCACTCTGGTTGATGCGGATGAAGAAAATTTGACGCTAACCGTAAAAGGCAATCCCGAGAATGTGGTCATTCCTCGGTCCGAAGTGCTGGTAGCGAAAGTAGATGTACAAATATAA
- a CDS encoding MATE family efflux transporter, translating to MATAKNMDLLSGSIWDKILKFAVPLAASSIFQQLFNSADVAVVGKFAGDAALAAVGANTFVINLMVNLFVGLSIGANVVVANALGERSSRSVSRGVHTAVAVSVVCGILLALIGLFFARPILTAISTPSDILDDAVLYFRIYFVGMPFIMLYNFCAALLRSKGDTKRPFYVLLVAGAINLLLNIVFVVGLHMDVDGVAIATVISNVISSVTLLYFLKTETGPFRFQFWKLRVTPFVLGRMIRIGLPAGVQGAVFSFSNVCIQSAINTLGSTAVAASAVAMNPELIVYFWLNSFGHACVTFVGQNYGARNLDRIRKTVRWTLLLSGLSTFTLGALVSIFYHPILSIFTNDESIVETGAFRVYIVIGLEFINVLIDVCSGALRGMGKSMLPALICVFGICGVRIFWVFAMFPKFGTFASLMVCYPLSWITTGTILVLVYLRFIRKTRLEWSKDK from the coding sequence ATGGCTACTGCTAAAAATATGGATTTGCTCTCGGGCTCGATTTGGGATAAGATCCTGAAGTTTGCCGTGCCCTTGGCTGCCAGTTCCATTTTCCAGCAACTTTTTAATTCTGCCGATGTGGCAGTTGTGGGTAAGTTCGCTGGCGATGCGGCCCTTGCCGCGGTGGGTGCCAATACCTTCGTCATCAACCTCATGGTGAACCTTTTCGTGGGCCTCTCTATCGGGGCCAACGTGGTGGTGGCCAACGCTCTTGGAGAACGCAGCTCCCGATCTGTTTCGCGAGGGGTTCACACCGCGGTGGCGGTTTCCGTGGTTTGCGGTATCCTGCTTGCCTTGATAGGGTTGTTCTTTGCCCGACCGATTCTTACGGCAATTTCTACTCCGTCAGACATCCTCGATGATGCCGTTTTGTATTTCCGGATTTATTTCGTGGGTATGCCCTTCATCATGCTGTACAATTTCTGTGCGGCGTTGCTCCGTAGCAAGGGGGATACCAAACGGCCCTTTTATGTGCTTCTGGTGGCCGGTGCCATTAACCTGCTTTTGAACATTGTGTTCGTGGTGGGGCTCCACATGGATGTGGATGGGGTGGCTATCGCAACGGTCATTTCCAACGTGATTAGTTCTGTTACGTTGTTGTATTTTTTGAAGACGGAAACGGGACCTTTCAGATTCCAATTCTGGAAACTTAGGGTGACTCCCTTTGTGCTCGGCCGCATGATCCGTATCGGGTTGCCGGCGGGTGTGCAGGGAGCGGTATTCTCCTTCAGCAATGTGTGTATCCAGTCGGCGATAAACACCTTGGGTTCTACGGCGGTGGCGGCTTCGGCGGTGGCCATGAATCCGGAGCTGATTGTGTATTTCTGGCTCAATTCCTTCGGCCATGCCTGCGTTACTTTCGTGGGACAGAATTACGGCGCCCGCAACTTGGATCGTATCCGCAAGACGGTTCGCTGGACCTTGTTGCTGTCGGGACTTTCCACTTTTACCCTTGGTGCCTTGGTTAGCATTTTTTATCACCCGATTCTTTCCATTTTTACCAATGACGAAAGTATTGTGGAAACGGGAGCCTTCCGCGTGTATATCGTAATTGGTCTGGAATTCATCAACGTGCTTATTGATGTGTGCTCCGGAGCCTTGCGTGGCATGGGCAAGTCCATGTTGCCTGCGCTAATTTGCGTGTTCGGTATTTGCGGTGTGCGTATTTTTTGGGTGTTCGCCATGTTCCCCAAGTTCGGTACTTTTGCCTCCCTTATGGTGTGCTATCCCTTGAGCTGGATCACTACGGGGACGATTTTAGTGCTTGTATACCTGCGTTTTATAAGGAAAACCAGACTAGAGTGGTCTAAGGATAAATAG
- a CDS encoding M23 family metallopeptidase, producing MAADFQEYKGKQKPINSTHKFPLLRLLLIAVAAFFVYWSGLVTKIADTLSQIGNESEPAELSWDEKCLAYGGTSFNLERGLGQCSWVIDDSTEVSRLPNSFLRYVSQLRHSSKSKLHWIASRKNFSDASLVVHDDSTQSIFLRYMKPDSSFVWINKATGCRYPGVCPRQPLKWSALPITEDFDFEGQESLLGMDVFRGIGEAPVHPVLSGKVLGTGKDSLGYFVDIDHGYNVMSRTSGLGSLNDEVKVGSEVFFETRLGSLPPQDSATFFLTVRQNGLFVRWTDFYEATHPVQDEHIRAFVKSLGF from the coding sequence ATGGCCGCTGACTTTCAAGAGTACAAGGGCAAGCAAAAGCCTATAAACTCTACCCACAAGTTTCCTCTGTTGCGACTGCTGCTGATTGCCGTGGCCGCCTTCTTTGTGTACTGGTCTGGCTTGGTGACGAAAATTGCCGACACCCTTTCCCAGATCGGCAACGAGAGTGAACCGGCGGAGCTGAGTTGGGATGAGAAATGTTTGGCCTATGGCGGTACATCCTTCAATTTGGAACGCGGCCTGGGACAGTGCTCCTGGGTGATTGACGATTCTACTGAAGTCAGTCGTCTGCCCAATTCCTTCCTGCGCTATGTGTCGCAGCTCCGCCATTCTTCCAAATCAAAATTGCACTGGATCGCTTCCCGCAAGAATTTTAGTGATGCTTCTCTGGTTGTTCACGACGATAGTACTCAGTCGATTTTTTTGCGTTACATGAAACCCGATTCCAGTTTTGTCTGGATTAACAAGGCCACCGGCTGCCGTTATCCGGGTGTGTGCCCCCGTCAGCCCTTGAAGTGGTCTGCTCTCCCCATTACCGAGGACTTCGACTTCGAAGGTCAGGAATCTCTGCTGGGAATGGACGTGTTCCGTGGTATTGGCGAGGCTCCTGTTCACCCGGTGCTTTCGGGTAAGGTCTTGGGAACGGGCAAGGATTCCCTGGGCTATTTCGTGGATATCGACCATGGCTACAATGTGATGAGTAGGACGTCTGGTCTAGGATCCCTAAACGATGAGGTCAAGGTCGGGAGCGAGGTATTCTTTGAAACCCGGTTGGGCAGTCTTCCTCCCCAGGATAGTGCAACCTTCTTTTTGACGGTTCGTCAGAACGGTCTGTTTGTTCGTTGGACGGACTTTTATGAGGCAACCCATCCCGTCCAGGATGAACATATTCGTGCTTTCGTGAAGAGTTTGGGTTTTTAG
- the nusA gene encoding transcription termination factor NusA, which yields MKNEPKVNLLEVLKGVVEAKDMEDSVVLNALKEALVTAARKYLHIEKKIDVDFDMETNEVHVFLRVAVVDDYPDYDPEMTADEVEELDKGYMLVEEAREFNEDAQPGDSLEMEIPISTFGRQAIQTAKQLLNQQIRDVERQKIMDTYRSRIGSMVSGEVLRLEQSNIIVKLGKQTEAMIPFREQIKRERWTQGASIKAVIARVEESSKTGAQVILSRANGDFLKELFRQEVPEIYEGTVEMKGVAREPGFRAKIAVYSRDEKIDPVGACVGMKGARVQTIVRELGNERIDIVQWNPDLDVFIQRALAPANVIKLIHVPETRRTVVIISDENLALAIGKNGQNVKLAAELVQRNLDVFGEKEWSEKDDETKAKITSPSMADMHQAAGRKGR from the coding sequence ATGAAGAACGAACCGAAAGTTAATTTGCTCGAAGTGCTGAAGGGCGTTGTCGAAGCCAAGGATATGGAAGATTCCGTTGTCCTGAATGCTCTCAAGGAAGCCCTGGTCACTGCAGCTCGCAAGTACCTGCATATCGAGAAGAAAATCGATGTGGACTTCGATATGGAAACCAACGAAGTTCATGTGTTCCTTCGCGTGGCCGTCGTTGACGACTATCCGGATTACGATCCTGAAATGACCGCTGACGAAGTGGAAGAACTGGACAAGGGTTACATGCTGGTTGAAGAAGCTCGTGAATTCAACGAAGACGCTCAGCCCGGTGACTCCCTGGAAATGGAAATTCCTATTTCCACCTTCGGCCGTCAGGCTATCCAGACTGCTAAGCAGCTCCTGAACCAGCAGATCCGCGACGTCGAACGTCAGAAGATTATGGACACCTATCGTAGCCGTATCGGCTCCATGGTCAGCGGCGAAGTTCTCCGTCTCGAACAGAGCAACATCATCGTCAAGCTGGGCAAGCAGACCGAAGCTATGATCCCGTTCCGCGAACAGATCAAGCGTGAACGCTGGACCCAGGGCGCTTCCATCAAGGCTGTTATCGCTCGCGTCGAAGAATCCTCCAAGACTGGCGCACAGGTGATCCTGTCCCGCGCTAACGGTGACTTCCTCAAGGAACTGTTCCGTCAGGAAGTTCCCGAAATTTACGAAGGCACTGTCGAAATGAAGGGTGTCGCCCGCGAACCGGGTTTCCGTGCTAAGATTGCCGTTTACTCCCGCGACGAAAAGATCGACCCCGTTGGCGCTTGCGTCGGCATGAAGGGTGCTCGCGTTCAGACTATCGTCCGCGAACTGGGCAACGAACGTATCGACATCGTTCAGTGGAATCCGGATCTGGATGTGTTCATCCAGCGCGCTCTCGCTCCGGCAAACGTCATTAAGTTGATTCACGTTCCTGAAACTCGCCGCACTGTCGTTATCATCAGCGACGAAAACCTGGCTCTGGCAATCGGTAAGAACGGCCAGAACGTCAAGCTGGCTGCAGAACTCGTTCAGCGTAACCTGGATGTGTTTGGCGAAAAGGAATGGTCCGAAAAGGACGATGAGACCAAGGCTAAGATCACTTCTCCCTCTATGGCCGATATGCACCAGGCTGCAGGCCGTAAGGGTCGCTAA